A region from the Candidatus Hydrogenedentota bacterium genome encodes:
- a CDS encoding beta-lactamase family protein, whose translation MTRFRVAIAALLVLSYSIRAEVAPTPRDVSAELRTIVVQNDVPALFVGVVNESGLVALGAAGVRRKGSPYPVSVDDKIHLGSCTKAMTATLVAALVEEGVMTWNDTVSGAFPELVRSMHSKWKSVDVTELLTHSSGAPTDLNFDGLWERLWNSRDAPKQQRLELVRGVTSRAPEAPPGTKYIYSNAGFAIAGAIAEHAAGAPYEDLMHDRLFKPLGMTSAGFGAPGTPDRVDQPRGHTEDGDAVEPGHDADNPAAIAPAGTVHCSMADWAKFVKLHLDAAMGHPRLLKAETFATLHSAVNNFQPQYAMGWAVVNRDWAGGEVLTHNGSNTMWFCVVWVAPRMGFAVMVACNQGGKKVQKVVDDAAGTLIRELSGRAK comes from the coding sequence ATGACGCGATTCCGAGTCGCCATTGCGGCCCTACTTGTCCTTTCATATTCGATCCGCGCGGAAGTTGCGCCAACACCGCGTGACGTTTCCGCCGAACTCAGGACCATCGTCGTACAGAACGACGTGCCCGCGCTTTTTGTCGGCGTTGTGAACGAGAGTGGCCTCGTCGCACTGGGGGCAGCGGGCGTGCGGCGCAAAGGTTCACCGTACCCGGTCTCCGTCGACGACAAGATTCACTTGGGATCGTGCACGAAAGCCATGACCGCCACGCTCGTTGCAGCGCTGGTTGAAGAGGGCGTGATGACCTGGAACGACACGGTCAGTGGCGCATTTCCCGAATTGGTTAGGTCCATGCACTCAAAGTGGAAGTCCGTCGACGTCACGGAACTGTTGACGCATTCCAGCGGCGCGCCAACCGATCTGAACTTTGACGGACTGTGGGAGCGGCTCTGGAACTCGCGCGACGCGCCAAAGCAACAGCGCCTGGAACTGGTGCGCGGCGTTACGTCGCGCGCACCCGAAGCACCGCCGGGAACGAAATACATCTACTCGAATGCGGGTTTCGCCATTGCCGGCGCGATCGCGGAACACGCGGCCGGCGCACCATATGAAGACCTCATGCATGATCGTCTGTTCAAGCCGCTGGGAATGACGAGCGCCGGGTTTGGCGCTCCCGGAACACCGGACCGCGTCGACCAGCCGCGCGGCCACACCGAAGACGGCGACGCCGTCGAGCCGGGCCATGACGCGGACAATCCCGCTGCGATAGCGCCTGCCGGCACCGTGCATTGCTCGATGGCCGATTGGGCGAAGTTTGTAAAGCTGCATCTCGACGCGGCAATGGGACATCCTCGATTGTTGAAGGCTGAGACTTTCGCTACATTGCACAGCGCGGTGAACAATTTCCAGCCGCAGTATGCAATGGGGTGGGCGGTGGTCAATCGTGACTGGGCGGGCGGCGAGGTCTTGACGCACAACGGTTCCAACACCATGTGGTTCTGTGTCGTGTGGGTTGCGCCGCGCATGGGATTCGCGGTCATGGTTGCGTGCAATCAGGGTGGCAAGAAAGTTCAGAAGGTCGTCGATGACGCAGCCGGGACCTTGATTCGGGAACTTTCTGGCCGGGCGAAGTAG
- a CDS encoding phosphate ABC transporter substrate-binding protein, which produces MPRLRLRVGVCLLAVASLANLAGCSPKQERPAGGAGAAGSAKSGSMSLNIKGSDTMVHLLTAWADAFMKTHPEAKISVTGGGSGTGIAALLNGTTDICASSRDLNEDERQTAESKGLALQDMAVARDALSIVVNPQNPIAELTLDQIAAIYTGSVTNWSEVGGPDETIVVASRESSSGTYMFFQEHVLKTKDYAAGALLLPATSAIVQTVSDAKGAIGYVGLGYAHEAGAKVKSLGVKAAVDAPAVMPSNESVLSGAYSVSRPLFLVVSREPAGATKDFIDFCLSDEGQAIVEDNGYVSVK; this is translated from the coding sequence ATGCCTCGGTTGAGATTAAGGGTAGGGGTCTGCCTACTCGCCGTTGCCTCCCTTGCCAATCTTGCTGGTTGCAGTCCCAAACAGGAAAGACCCGCCGGGGGCGCCGGTGCGGCTGGCTCGGCGAAGTCAGGGTCGATGTCGCTGAACATCAAGGGCAGCGACACCATGGTCCATCTCTTGACTGCGTGGGCGGATGCCTTCATGAAGACTCACCCGGAGGCGAAAATCTCGGTGACCGGCGGCGGCTCTGGCACCGGCATAGCGGCCCTGCTAAACGGCACGACCGATATCTGCGCGTCCTCACGCGATTTGAATGAGGATGAACGGCAGACCGCCGAATCGAAGGGGCTGGCATTACAGGACATGGCGGTCGCGCGGGATGCGTTGTCAATCGTAGTGAATCCGCAAAATCCCATCGCCGAACTAACGCTGGACCAGATTGCAGCCATTTATACGGGATCGGTCACAAATTGGTCGGAGGTGGGTGGGCCTGACGAAACCATCGTTGTCGCATCGCGCGAGTCAAGTTCCGGCACATACATGTTTTTTCAGGAGCACGTGCTGAAGACGAAGGATTACGCCGCCGGCGCGCTGTTGCTGCCGGCCACGTCGGCGATTGTGCAGACGGTGTCCGACGCCAAAGGGGCGATTGGCTACGTGGGGCTGGGGTACGCGCACGAAGCGGGCGCGAAGGTAAAGAGCCTTGGTGTGAAAGCGGCCGTGGATGCGCCCGCGGTAATGCCGAGCAACGAAAGCGTTTTGAGTGGTGCGTACTCCGTTTCGAGACCCCTGTTTCTCGTCGTCTCGAGAGAACCCGCCGGTGCCACGAAAGACTTCATCGATTTCTGTTTGTCCGATGAGGGCCAGGCGATTGTCGAGGACAACGGTTACGTGAGCGTGAAATAG
- the pstC gene encoding phosphate ABC transporter permease subunit PstC, which yields MSFRHIQDRGVKHVLLAGASVSIVVVALIFLFLFREAVPFTSEPGLGQFIGERWRPTSMQQVGFGLLPLITGSAMVTLLATLIAIPFGVLGAVYIAEIAGPREREILKPFIEMIAAIPSVVLGFFGLVVLAPLVKTLFGLPIGLTGITGALLLAFMAVPTIMSISEDAIRSVPRSYIDASLALGANRIQTIFKVVVPAAMSGIIASIMLGMGRVVGETMAVIMVTGNAVQFTFSPLVPIRTMTATIAAEMGEVTNGSAHYQALFWVGIVLLFVTFAINLVALRVLKSYGRA from the coding sequence ATGTCGTTTCGTCACATCCAAGATCGCGGCGTGAAGCACGTGCTGCTTGCGGGGGCGTCCGTGAGCATCGTTGTTGTTGCGCTGATCTTTTTGTTCCTGTTCCGGGAGGCCGTTCCCTTCACAAGTGAACCCGGCCTGGGCCAGTTCATCGGCGAACGGTGGCGGCCTACGTCGATGCAGCAGGTCGGTTTCGGTTTGTTACCGCTGATTACCGGGTCGGCGATGGTGACGCTGCTTGCGACGCTGATCGCGATTCCGTTCGGCGTGCTTGGCGCGGTCTACATCGCCGAAATCGCCGGGCCCCGCGAGCGCGAAATTCTGAAACCGTTCATCGAGATGATCGCGGCGATACCGTCCGTGGTGTTGGGGTTCTTCGGTCTTGTCGTGTTGGCGCCGTTGGTGAAAACCCTGTTCGGGCTGCCGATTGGGCTCACCGGGATAACGGGCGCGTTGCTGCTTGCGTTCATGGCGGTGCCGACGATCATGTCGATCTCCGAGGATGCGATTCGCAGCGTGCCGCGATCCTACATCGACGCGTCGCTGGCGCTGGGCGCCAACCGCATTCAGACGATTTTCAAGGTCGTTGTCCCTGCGGCGATGTCCGGGATCATTGCGAGCATCATGCTGGGAATGGGGCGTGTCGTCGGCGAAACGATGGCGGTGATTATGGTGACCGGCAACGCGGTGCAGTTCACGTTTTCGCCGCTGGTCCCGATTCGTACGATGACCGCGACCATTGCCGCGGAGATGGGCGAGGTGACCAACGGGAGCGCGCACTACCAAGCGCTGTTTTGGGTGGGAATCGTGCTGCTATTCGTTACGTTCGCGATCAACCTCGTGGCGCTGCGCGTGCTGAAGTCGTACGGGAGAGCATGA
- a CDS encoding phosphate ABC transporter ATP-binding protein, translating into MVINMPAAFSLEKHATPVEFRPKVETKHLNFYYGATQALFDINITIPANHVTALIGPSGCGKSTFLRTLNRMNDTIDGTRIEGSITIDKQDIYRNGTDVVSLRKRVGMVFQKSNPFPKPIFENVAYGPRIHGIRDSNVLEELVEQSLKRAGLWDEVKDRLHRNALDLSGGQQQRLCIARALAVDPEILLMDEPASALDPRATVRIEDLISELRSDYTIVIVTHNMQQAARVSDYTAFFMEGHLVEFDDTEKLFTKPARKQTEDYVTGRFG; encoded by the coding sequence ATGGTGATCAACATGCCAGCAGCATTTTCATTGGAAAAACACGCTACGCCGGTGGAATTTCGGCCCAAAGTCGAAACGAAACACCTCAATTTCTATTACGGCGCGACGCAGGCGTTATTCGACATCAACATCACGATTCCCGCGAATCACGTCACGGCGCTGATTGGCCCGTCCGGGTGCGGCAAGTCGACATTCCTTCGCACACTGAACCGGATGAACGACACAATTGACGGGACGCGAATCGAGGGTTCGATTACGATCGACAAGCAGGACATCTATCGAAACGGTACGGATGTTGTGAGCCTGCGCAAACGGGTTGGAATGGTATTTCAAAAGTCGAACCCGTTTCCGAAGCCCATTTTTGAAAACGTCGCGTACGGGCCGAGAATCCACGGAATTCGGGACTCCAATGTCCTCGAAGAGTTGGTCGAACAAAGCCTGAAACGCGCCGGGCTGTGGGACGAAGTGAAGGACCGGCTGCACCGGAACGCGCTGGACCTTTCCGGCGGGCAGCAGCAGCGCCTGTGCATCGCCCGCGCGTTGGCGGTCGATCCCGAGATTCTCTTGATGGACGAACCCGCTTCGGCGCTCGACCCGCGCGCCACCGTCCGCATCGAGGACCTGATCAGCGAGTTGCGATCCGACTACACCATCGTTATCGTAACGCACAACATGCAGCAGGCCGCGCGCGTGTCGGACTATACGGCGTTTTTCATGGAAGGCCACTTGGTCGAGTTCGACGACACCGAAAAGCTTTTCACGAAGCCGGCAAGGAAGCAAACGGAAGACTACGTTACCGGCCGCTTCGGATAG
- the pstA gene encoding phosphate ABC transporter permease PstA → MSTYTEKTAFFALRAITYLVVGVVGYIVLDVLIKGIGVINWSFLTSNPDGAGGGIFPAIVGTLYLVLGTIVVALPLGMASAIYLTEYAKQGRFTSAIRLAIVTLAGVPSIVFGLFGLGMFVLFFGFGTSILAGSFTLACMILPTIIVSSEEALRAVPPTLRDASLALGATKWETIRKSVLPYAIPGMMTGSILGIGRAAGETAPILFTVAVFSRPDLPRSVFDDAMALPYHLYVLATQFPDADAARPTAYGTALVLLLLVLGLNTGAIVLRSHFRRRNKW, encoded by the coding sequence ATGTCGACGTACACCGAGAAGACCGCGTTCTTCGCGTTGCGCGCGATTACCTATCTCGTTGTCGGTGTGGTCGGATACATCGTGTTGGATGTCCTGATAAAGGGCATCGGCGTGATCAACTGGTCGTTCCTCACGTCGAACCCGGACGGCGCGGGTGGCGGAATTTTTCCCGCTATCGTCGGTACGCTGTATCTCGTGCTCGGCACCATCGTCGTCGCGCTGCCGTTGGGAATGGCGAGCGCCATCTACCTCACCGAATACGCCAAACAAGGACGCTTCACGAGCGCCATACGACTGGCGATCGTTACGCTGGCGGGCGTTCCCTCCATCGTTTTTGGATTGTTTGGGCTTGGAATGTTTGTATTGTTCTTCGGGTTCGGAACGAGCATTCTCGCGGGCAGTTTCACGCTTGCCTGCATGATACTGCCCACAATCATCGTCTCCAGCGAGGAAGCGCTTCGCGCCGTGCCGCCGACGTTGCGCGACGCAAGCCTGGCCCTCGGCGCGACAAAGTGGGAGACCATCCGCAAGAGCGTGCTGCCCTACGCAATTCCGGGAATGATGACCGGCAGCATCCTCGGCATCGGGCGTGCGGCGGGGGAGACGGCGCCCATCCTGTTTACGGTCGCGGTGTTTTCGCGGCCGGACCTGCCGCGATCGGTCTTCGACGATGCAATGGCGTTGCCGTACCACCTCTACGTCTTGGCAACGCAATTCCCCGATGCGGACGCAGCGCGCCCCACGGCGTACGGGACGGCGCTGGTGCTGCTGCTTCTGGTCCTCGGCCTTAACACAGGCGCGATCGTTCTTCGAAGTCACTTCAGGAGACGCAACAAATGGTGA
- a CDS encoding LL-diaminopimelate aminotransferase: protein MATTNANYDKLKAGYLFPEIAKRTRAFAAANPGVTVMRLGIGDTTEPLTPSVIAGLHRGVDKLADVKTYTGYGAEQGNADLRAALAGRYAKLGVPLEDDEVFVSDGAKPDSANIQSIFGLDNVVAVQDPAYPVYVDSNVIAGRTGSWKAGRFDGLVYMPCNEANGFFPSVPKTKVDLIYICSPNNPTGAVATKAQLRAFVDYAREHRAIIIFDSAYAAYISDPELPRSIFQINGAMECAIELSSFSKEAGFTGVRLGWSVVPKSVVCENAAAGKIHRLWNRRQTTMFNGASNIVQEGGVAVLSEAGQRECADMVSYYMANARTIKSGLERIGLTVFGGVNAPYVWLKCPNAMKSWDFFDKLLSEAHVVGTPGAGFGPSGEGYFRLSSFGHREDIVRAVESIEKNLRI from the coding sequence ATGGCGACGACGAACGCAAACTACGACAAACTTAAGGCGGGATACCTGTTTCCCGAAATTGCCAAACGCACGCGTGCGTTTGCTGCTGCAAACCCCGGCGTCACGGTCATGCGCCTCGGTATTGGCGACACGACGGAGCCGTTGACACCATCGGTAATCGCGGGGTTGCATCGCGGCGTGGACAAACTCGCGGACGTGAAGACCTATACCGGCTATGGCGCGGAGCAGGGGAATGCGGACCTGCGCGCGGCGCTTGCGGGGCGATACGCGAAGCTGGGCGTACCCCTCGAGGATGACGAAGTGTTCGTCAGCGACGGCGCAAAGCCCGATTCGGCGAACATCCAGTCCATCTTCGGACTGGACAATGTTGTTGCCGTGCAGGACCCCGCGTACCCCGTGTATGTGGACAGCAACGTCATTGCGGGTCGCACAGGCTCATGGAAAGCTGGACGGTTCGACGGCCTGGTCTACATGCCGTGCAACGAAGCGAACGGATTCTTTCCCAGCGTGCCGAAAACCAAAGTCGATCTCATCTACATTTGTAGTCCAAACAATCCCACCGGCGCAGTCGCGACGAAGGCGCAGTTGCGAGCATTCGTGGATTATGCCCGCGAACACAGGGCGATCATTATTTTCGATTCGGCCTACGCCGCGTATATTTCGGATCCCGAACTGCCGCGAAGCATTTTCCAAATCAACGGCGCAATGGAATGTGCGATCGAATTAAGCAGTTTTTCGAAGGAAGCGGGCTTCACGGGGGTCCGGCTCGGGTGGTCTGTCGTGCCCAAGAGTGTCGTGTGCGAGAACGCCGCGGCCGGGAAGATTCACCGCCTGTGGAACCGCCGCCAGACGACGATGTTCAACGGGGCGTCGAACATCGTCCAGGAAGGGGGTGTTGCCGTGCTGTCGGAGGCCGGGCAGCGGGAATGCGCCGATATGGTTAGCTACTACATGGCGAACGCGCGCACAATCAAGTCTGGGCTTGAGCGGATCGGACTGACCGTGTTCGGCGGCGTTAATGCACCGTACGTTTGGCTGAAGTGTCCGAACGCAATGAAGTCATGGGACTTCTTCGATAAGCTGCTTAGCGAGGCACACGTTGTGGGCACGCCGGGCGCCGGGTTCGGGCCCAGCGGCGAAGGGTACTTCCGCCTTTCGTCGTTCGGCCACCGCGAGGACATCGTCCGGGCGGTCGAGAGTATTGAGAAAAACCTGAGAATATAG
- the phoU gene encoding phosphate signaling complex protein PhoU — protein sequence MALHFLREIDRLKKQLLSLSALVEESVAKAVSAVRDRDRNLARQVIENDLRIDALDIDIEEECQKILALHQPVAHDLRFIIAVIKINGTLEHIGDCAVNIAERALFLCDEEHLDIPFDFTGMAEKARDMLRLALDALVNQDDGLAYQVIAADDEVDLINREMYGQVKDGIRKHPEQLESLIHLLSISRHVERIADLASHIAEEVIYYVKGDIVRHKTEQFRPHVEDGAE from the coding sequence TTGGCACTACACTTTCTGCGCGAAATTGATCGCCTCAAGAAGCAACTCCTCTCGTTAAGCGCGCTCGTCGAAGAAAGTGTCGCAAAGGCCGTGTCCGCGGTCCGCGACCGCGACCGGAATCTTGCCCGGCAGGTCATCGAAAACGACTTGCGCATCGACGCGCTCGATATCGACATCGAAGAGGAATGTCAGAAAATCCTCGCGCTGCATCAGCCCGTCGCGCACGACCTTCGGTTCATTATTGCCGTGATTAAGATCAACGGCACGCTCGAACATATTGGCGATTGCGCCGTAAACATTGCCGAGCGCGCGCTCTTTCTGTGCGACGAGGAACATCTCGATATTCCCTTCGACTTCACCGGAATGGCGGAGAAGGCGCGCGATATGCTGCGCCTCGCGCTGGACGCGCTTGTCAACCAGGACGATGGTCTCGCATATCAAGTCATCGCCGCCGATGACGAGGTGGACCTCATCAACCGCGAGATGTACGGACAGGTCAAGGACGGTATTCGTAAACATCCCGAACAACTGGAGTCGTTGATCCACCTGCTTAGCATATCGCGCCACGTCGAACGCATTGCCGATCTCGCGTCACACATCGCGGAAGAGGTCATTTATTACGTGAAGGGCGATATCGTCCGCCACAAGACCGAGCAGTTTCGTCCGCATGTCGAAGACGGCGCAGAATGA
- a CDS encoding PAS domain-containing protein: protein MARKRLIWQLFPLFILVSLGSLATAGLYATQTLKQSYLSRSIADLEARARLLEAVLSDSIQRDEFVKLQERCTELGRVSSTRITVIAPSGEVVADSEADPKTLENHGSRPEVRTALAGGVGTSDRASSTTHAPTIYVAIPVKDEEGIRGVIRVAVPKFTYLGVLVSNAFPLGVGTLLVLSLVALLSLAASRRITDPIDSLRKGAERFARGELVARLRAADSAEVTQLAEAMNTMAAQLEERIRAAEGQRNELEAVFASMVEGVLAVDTHERVININAAACAMFDISRDKALGRDLREVIRNADLHEFVAVTLRSSGSREADITLLHPGEQQVRLHGSPLKDAVRRNIGCVIVLHDVTAINRLESARRDFVANVSHELKTPITSIKGFVETLLDGALDDHDSARRFLATIGKQASRLDALIEDLLKLSRVEQEGERGAIELHDGQIQDILESAVQNCGVRALAKDVRILLNAEPNLFVRRNPELLQTAIENLLDNAVKYSEEGTEVDVSAVRDNGTVTISVRDQGCGIERQHLPRIFERFYRVDKARSRKLGGTGLGLAIVKHIVRVHGGQTSVDSAPQKGSVFSIHLPEIHLEQQTRNVV from the coding sequence GTGGCACGCAAGCGCCTCATATGGCAGTTGTTCCCGCTCTTCATACTGGTGAGTCTTGGCTCGCTCGCTACCGCCGGCCTGTACGCGACGCAGACGCTGAAGCAATCATACTTGAGCCGGTCGATTGCGGACTTGGAGGCGCGCGCGCGGCTGCTCGAAGCTGTCCTTTCGGATTCCATTCAGCGGGACGAGTTTGTCAAGCTCCAGGAGCGATGCACCGAACTTGGCAGGGTATCCTCGACCCGCATTACGGTAATTGCGCCGTCGGGCGAAGTCGTCGCCGACTCGGAGGCCGACCCAAAGACGCTGGAAAACCACGGCAGCCGGCCGGAAGTGCGCACGGCCTTGGCTGGCGGCGTTGGAACGTCGGACCGCGCGAGCAGCACAACGCACGCCCCGACAATCTACGTCGCGATTCCCGTGAAAGATGAGGAAGGAATTCGCGGGGTCATTCGCGTCGCCGTGCCGAAGTTCACGTACCTCGGCGTGCTTGTGTCAAATGCGTTTCCTCTCGGCGTGGGTACGTTGTTGGTATTGTCGTTGGTGGCGCTATTGAGTCTTGCCGCGTCACGCCGCATCACCGACCCAATCGATTCGCTGCGAAAGGGCGCGGAACGGTTTGCGCGCGGCGAACTCGTCGCGCGGTTGCGCGCCGCGGATTCCGCGGAGGTGACGCAGCTTGCGGAAGCCATGAACACGATGGCGGCGCAACTCGAGGAACGCATCCGCGCGGCCGAAGGGCAGCGCAACGAACTTGAAGCCGTGTTCGCAAGCATGGTCGAGGGCGTGTTGGCAGTCGATACGCACGAGCGCGTCATCAACATAAACGCCGCCGCGTGCGCCATGTTCGACATTTCGCGGGACAAGGCGCTGGGACGCGACTTGCGCGAGGTCATTCGCAACGCGGACCTCCACGAGTTCGTCGCCGTGACGCTGCGCAGCAGCGGGTCCCGCGAGGCGGACATTACGCTGCTTCACCCCGGCGAGCAACAGGTGCGCCTGCACGGATCGCCGCTGAAGGACGCCGTGCGGCGGAACATCGGGTGCGTCATTGTCCTGCACGATGTCACCGCGATCAACCGCCTGGAATCCGCGCGCCGCGATTTCGTCGCGAACGTCTCGCACGAACTCAAGACGCCGATTACGTCAATCAAGGGATTTGTCGAGACCCTGCTTGACGGTGCACTGGACGACCACGATTCCGCGCGGCGATTTCTTGCAACGATCGGCAAGCAAGCATCGCGGCTCGACGCGCTTATCGAGGACTTGCTGAAGCTGTCGCGCGTTGAACAGGAAGGCGAGCGTGGCGCCATCGAACTTCACGACGGACAAATACAGGACATACTCGAGTCCGCCGTGCAGAACTGCGGCGTCCGTGCGCTGGCGAAGGACGTGCGTATTCTCTTGAACGCGGAACCCAATCTGTTCGTCCGGCGCAATCCCGAATTGTTGCAGACCGCGATCGAGAACCTCCTCGACAACGCCGTCAAGTACAGCGAGGAGGGGACCGAGGTCGACGTTTCGGCAGTCCGCGACAACGGGACGGTTACCATCAGTGTGCGCGACCAAGGGTGCGGCATCGAGCGGCAACACCTGCCGCGAATCTTCGAACGGTTCTACAGGGTGGACAAGGCCCGCAGTCGGAAACTTGGCGGCACAGGACTCGGGCTCGCGATTGTCAAGCACATCGTTCGCGTCCACGGGGGTCAGACGTCGGTGGATAGCGCGCCCCAGAAAGGGAGTGTATTCTCGATTCATCTGCCCGAAATTCACCTCGAACAGCAGACCCGAAACGTTGTGTAA